A window from Chlamydiota bacterium encodes these proteins:
- a CDS encoding nucleotidyltransferase family protein: MILYEEVFKEFQKQHVKYVLVGGIALNLHGALRNTFDLDILVEMSDENLAKVVKILKRQGYQVRQPLDPMKIADKNTRHEWISKKHMRAFNFYKDSDMKEVDIIIHSPVCYENASKKELKVKVGSLVVPLISMDDLIKMKKAAGRAIDKLDIEELKIIKKLKGKP, translated from the coding sequence ATGATCCTTTACGAAGAAGTGTTTAAAGAATTTCAAAAACAGCATGTCAAATATGTCTTGGTTGGAGGGATTGCCCTGAATCTTCATGGTGCTTTGAGAAATACCTTTGATTTGGATATTCTGGTAGAGATGAGTGATGAGAATTTGGCGAAGGTGGTAAAAATTTTAAAGAGACAAGGCTATCAAGTCCGACAACCTCTCGATCCCATGAAGATTGCTGACAAAAATACACGGCATGAATGGATTTCGAAAAAGCACATGAGGGCTTTTAATTTTTATAAAGATTCTGATATGAAAGAAGTAGATATTATTATCCATTCGCCCGTTTGTTACGAAAATGCGAGTAAAAAAGAGTTAAAGGTTAAAGTGGGAAGTTTGGTTGTGCCTTTGATTTCCATGGATGATTTAATTAAGATGAAAAAGGCTGCGGGTCGAGCGATTGATAAACTGGATATCGAAGAACTCAAAATCATCAAAAAACTAAAAGGCAAACCATGA